Proteins encoded in a region of the Nitrospira sp. genome:
- a CDS encoding CsgG/HfaB family protein: MAALLSPHCGVGYTVYKSESKLDRLAVPMTKAQVLDEIGRPDRVLRDDGRMLVWEYSLTTRNQWLYELGLCPISVWIGGCVIYPFTNIAMERQREYPQHVVLVNEELCTWGPPVAILQRRKSCEVAGVPHGRTDGRTGRPEPVVTGLGPINRETIDRYRTMAVMLFEDGPNAPGSGSRVAGIVTTLLLDLDMNMVERSKLDEVLKEQVIQLTHADDANVLKVGKLVGAHAIIVGGVQQWEQHEQARTSSVSLSLRMIDVETGQLLFNGEGHLTDPTRDDAESAARLIVHRILARFGSQTGLLGSGRIGVNWELLESGGSRYYAVRELRSGLPAEKAGLHVGDEVVGCNGSSLAGVKSEREAKRLCQIEAGQSLKLDIRRAGSPLELGIVAEPRPGL, encoded by the coding sequence GTGGCAGCACTCCTCTCTCCCCACTGCGGAGTCGGGTACACCGTCTATAAATCAGAATCGAAGTTGGATCGGCTGGCCGTGCCGATGACCAAGGCGCAAGTGCTCGACGAGATCGGTCGGCCTGATCGCGTCTTGCGGGACGATGGCCGGATGCTCGTCTGGGAATATTCCCTAACAACCCGCAATCAATGGCTTTATGAGCTCGGTCTCTGTCCGATCTCCGTCTGGATCGGCGGTTGTGTGATCTACCCCTTTACCAATATCGCCATGGAACGTCAGCGCGAGTATCCCCAGCATGTCGTGCTGGTGAATGAAGAGCTGTGTACGTGGGGTCCCCCGGTTGCCATCTTGCAGCGACGAAAGTCGTGTGAGGTGGCCGGCGTACCGCACGGCCGCACAGATGGCCGTACAGGCCGGCCTGAACCGGTCGTGACCGGGCTGGGGCCGATCAATCGGGAGACCATCGACCGCTACCGTACCATGGCGGTCATGTTGTTCGAAGACGGGCCGAATGCGCCGGGCTCCGGCTCGCGCGTGGCGGGGATTGTGACCACGTTGTTATTGGATCTTGATATGAACATGGTCGAGCGGTCCAAGCTCGACGAAGTGTTGAAGGAACAGGTGATTCAGCTGACTCATGCCGACGATGCCAATGTCTTGAAGGTCGGGAAGCTCGTCGGAGCCCACGCGATCATCGTCGGCGGCGTGCAGCAATGGGAGCAGCACGAGCAGGCGCGCACGAGCAGCGTGTCGCTGTCGTTGCGGATGATCGACGTCGAGACCGGACAGCTCCTGTTCAACGGCGAAGGCCATTTGACCGACCCCACACGGGACGATGCGGAGAGTGCGGCGCGGCTGATCGTGCATCGCATCCTGGCGCGATTCGGTTCCCAGACCGGGCTTTTGGGGTCGGGGCGCATCGGTGTGAATTGGGAGCTGCTCGAATCGGGCGGCTCCCGCTACTATGCGGTGCGAGAATTGCGCAGCGGTCTTCCGGCGGAGAAAGCCGGACTGCATGTCGGAGATGAAGTTGTCGGCTGTAACGGTTCTTCACTTGCGGGGGTGAAATCAGAACGCGAAGCCAAGCGGCTCTGCCAGATCGAGGCGGGGCAGTCCTTGAAGCTTGATATCCGCCGTGCCGGCTCACCACTCGAACTTGGCATCGTGGCGGAACCGAGACCGGGGCTATAG
- a CDS encoding transcriptional regulator — MRTLASRAVTINGLADEFGITRRQVYRDLTEIEKEGHPLEQSVGSGEKTWQLPLGYRGLPQIAITQHELMSLHLAKEHLAYLNGTPFADDLDRVIEKVEAGLPAKVVNHLERISRVFAPVQGPKRSYAKQSTVLNNLRKALLLQRTVILRHQTPDHDEPVSHRIDPYVLVLYQYGLYVMGYSHRAGAQRLFAVERIRRVQVTEEGFDMPSVPSWEKMFRNNFGLIDEPPKTVRIWFSQDVAYLLNERQWHPTQSLTQQNDKSVIVTFQAGGLDEIATWVLSWGADAKVLDPPELVKDVTSKLARARIRYAD; from the coding sequence ATGCGGACTCTGGCGAGCCGAGCCGTGACCATTAATGGTCTGGCTGACGAATTCGGGATTACCCGACGGCAGGTGTATCGTGACCTGACTGAAATTGAGAAAGAAGGACACCCCCTCGAACAGTCCGTTGGATCAGGCGAGAAGACGTGGCAATTGCCTCTTGGTTACAGAGGGCTCCCGCAAATTGCCATCACCCAGCATGAACTCATGTCGCTGCATTTAGCCAAGGAACATCTGGCCTATTTGAACGGCACGCCGTTTGCGGATGACCTCGACCGGGTAATTGAAAAAGTCGAGGCGGGGCTTCCCGCCAAAGTCGTCAATCATCTGGAGCGAATCAGCCGTGTGTTCGCCCCAGTGCAGGGCCCGAAGCGCTCATACGCAAAGCAGAGTACGGTGCTGAATAATCTCAGGAAAGCACTGCTCTTGCAGCGTACCGTAATTCTGCGCCATCAAACGCCGGATCACGACGAGCCGGTTTCGCATCGCATCGACCCCTATGTGCTTGTGTTGTATCAGTATGGCCTCTATGTGATGGGATATTCGCATCGGGCTGGGGCGCAGCGCCTGTTTGCCGTCGAGCGAATTCGCCGTGTTCAAGTCACAGAAGAAGGTTTCGATATGCCGTCAGTTCCCTCGTGGGAGAAGATGTTTCGTAACAACTTTGGTTTGATTGACGAGCCACCCAAGACCGTCCGTATCTGGTTTAGCCAAGATGTGGCCTACCTGCTCAATGAACGCCAATGGCATCCGACCCAATCGCTCACGCAGCAAAACGATAAGTCCGTCATCGTCACTTTCCAGGCCGGTGGATTGGACGAGATTGCAACCTGGGTACTATCCTGGGGTGCTGACGCCAAGGTCCTCGACCCGCCTGAACTGGTTAAAGACGTCACATCCAAACTTGCTCGCGCCAGAATTCGTTACGCTGACTAG